The Ascaphus truei isolate aAscTru1 chromosome 20, aAscTru1.hap1, whole genome shotgun sequence genome includes the window GGATATAGTATGTTGGGATATAGTATGTTGGGATATCATTGAACCCTGTGGAACCTCTTAcagtatatttgttttattgagAAGAACGATGAAACCTTCTGCATCTGTACTTAATATTCCAGACAGTCTTTCCGGACTGGACGTTAAAGCCTGGGGAGATGGAGCCTTGCATACTGTACATCAATGGTAAAGGATTTCCACAGATAGGGTGCAGTGAGAATGTATGGGGTATTGGAGAAAGAGAGCAGTAGAGACAATATggatggaaaggagacagttgtgAGCAGAGAGCAGGGGTAAAGGTGAGGCAGCAAtaaagggggtgtgggggggtggaggtgtgtAATGTAACCTCTAACCACGTCTCATCTCAGGATATTACAACTGTTGTGATTTCTAATTTATGTTTCCCCCGTCCTCAGGCGATGCATGGGCACAATCACACAATTGTCACAGAATTCCTGCTTCTTGGATTCCAGAATCTTTACAGTTTCAAGATTTTACTCTTCACTGTGTTCCTCGTGACTTACATTATGACCATAAGTATTAATCTTCTGATCATTACATTGGTGTCAACCAGTCACCGACTCCACTCTCCCATGTACTTCTTCCTTGCCCACTTATCCCTAACTGACTTCCTGCTCATCACGTTTATTGTCCCTAACATACTACGCATCATATGGGGAGAAGGTGGCACCATGTCTGTTGCCGGCTGCATTAGTCAACTTCACTTCTTTGCTTGCTCTGTGGCTACAGAGTGTTTCCTTCTCACAGTGATGTCCTATGACCGATACCTGGCCATCTGTCACCCGTTGCGTTACACCACCATTATGGATCTCAAGCTTTGCCTCCTGCTGGTCATCTGGTCATGGCTTTTAGGTTTTGTTGTGACATTACTCTTAATTCTTCCGGTCAGTCAGTTACAGTTCtgtggccccaatgttattgaCCATTTCTTCTGTGATTTTGCTCCTCTTCTAAAACACTCGTGCTCAGACACCTCCTTCTTAGAAATTGAAGTCTTTGTGCTAACCTTTCCTGTTGCCCTCTTACCATTTACTTTCAACATTGTGACCTACATATGTATCTCCCTCACCATCCTCAGGAtcccctccaccactgggagacagaaagccttctccacctgcagctcccatctcacGGTTGTTGGCACCTATTATGGGACACTGATTATTATCTATATTATCCCATCCAGAGAACACTCATTTAACATAAACAAGGTCCTATCGCTGCTCTACACGGTGGTGACTCCCTTCTTCAACCCCATCATATACAGCCTGAGGAACCAGGAGATCAGGGCAGCTCTGAGGAAAAGGCTTTACTATTCAACAGGTTTCTGGCATGAAAGGAGAGGGAGGTAACCCAACATATGAACCTCTTTGTACTGTATAGAAAGTAAGATGATTGATATTGAATTTGAGTGCTGATTTGTCTACCCCGGGAGTAGTCACTGCTTAGTATGATGACAGATGACCTCTTCCTGATAAGATGTGACTCAGGATGTACTGCCTTCCCAATGGGAAGATGCATTGTATAGTTAGATGATCAGAAAGCTGTGTGCTGGTACCGGTACATGTACAGACGTAGAAAGGGTTATTACTCTCGCATTATGGGGGGATATGTTgttatattctgcgttatcactgccattaaatCCTATGGACAAAGGTGAAATTCTCCTTTATAATGTGACATTCTGTGTTATCCATTGGTAAAATAAAGCtttctactgtacatgtgtacCATAGGCTTATAATTACTTCAATTTTACATGTGTATTAGTGTCATGGGAGATCAGGTtagttacacctttttaccaggatcattcattgagcaaaacaaggtaataaaataaattgttatttattcGGCATATATTCGCtttcacacagtgatacacaaaatacagacagaaagacacacgtactgggggtcgaaaactaggctttcctaggtgcagggatctcTATGAGAGAAATATATACGTTTGTCCCCAGCACACACTAAAAGAATAAAGGCAAAATCCGTAAACAAGAGAATCAATGTATTGAATGTTATAGCAGCTACGTAATCAGCCCTGGCATAGGGTCTGGAGAGTGCGTCTCGTGGAGAAAAACagtacagagggagaggaggggaacaaGGGGGATGAAAtactaaaaaaacaacaaaaggaaGGGGAACAACGTCgctattcacacagaagcaactttgaaaagcccgcccgcgcgcTTACTACCGGAGACaacgaatctgattggctcatcgtttcttatagtattttcagtttcattcacaaaactgaacagccaatcaatgcttgggaactttcccaagcagccaatcagagccaagctggcttgaaaagccgggtcagcgggaaatccgaAATAGCCAAGAGTATGGCTATCGCAATGCCACCTGCTgtgcaggctccaccaggtctggcagaacaagtggcatcacggaggactgccattgatctccggacctggtaatCCGCCTTTCCccactgaccaaatgctatt containing:
- the LOC142471176 gene encoding olfactory receptor 6B1-like yields the protein MHGHNHTIVTEFLLLGFQNLYSFKILLFTVFLVTYIMTISINLLIITLVSTSHRLHSPMYFFLAHLSLTDFLLITFIVPNILRIIWGEGGTMSVAGCISQLHFFACSVATECFLLTVMSYDRYLAICHPLRYTTIMDLKLCLLLVIWSWLLGFVVTLLLILPVSQLQFCGPNVIDHFFCDFAPLLKHSCSDTSFLEIEVFVLTFPVALLPFTFNIVTYICISLTILRIPSTTGRQKAFSTCSSHLTVVGTYYGTLIIIYIIPSREHSFNINKVLSLLYTVVTPFFNPIIYSLRNQEIRAALRKRLYYSTGFWHERRGR